One Micropterus dolomieu isolate WLL.071019.BEF.003 ecotype Adirondacks linkage group LG23, ASM2129224v1, whole genome shotgun sequence DNA window includes the following coding sequences:
- the LOC123963939 gene encoding rho GTPase-activating protein 22-like, whose amino-acid sequence MGLSCFKSWKHDSTGHKGNRDVLASPGSYFFLSNSAGQGDEWLKSLNKGVWIPFTGVFGQRLEETVLYERRYGVRLVPLVVEQCVTFIRERGLQEVGLFRQPGQASLVKELQEAFDAGERPSFDSSTDVHTVASLLKLYLRQLPEPLVPYRRYQDFLLCGQKLSSDHTLGLGELRNLLHELPVANFNLLNFICQFLSEVQSYSSSNKMSGQNLATVFGPNILRAKAEDPQSIMGGAALVQVLMLELIREHESLFAKLPPSISARPPGGSRASPSALRQPHLHPSPCLRQLSLPLITERSREPGQATTDAPNPSCINSAATKSELSSGQKRFLGHRYTSSHPENCFSPLPSSSQPFQYHSDRHNIDFHQHHAGQGPSPANVQASTTSFQLQDPLPDSSRPMLIGWAKAWPGSGEAGAGFWSSGAAEEEGVVPETASRDSSDAQEDSTLSAYDNLEKVSQHERMEDVTDGHLETNDPGGHIGTCEEEAELEGARPTGDSSSSWSSCEVLPLDESNDTTGAVSPDISPKRPKRLTSSQITEEEKSDNEDHEENNNDNDENCYNNDDDVHHPNSPASCSVLSDSPLSTGSSEVFLPSGPPDLQVPEPQPQPKDAHSLLAELRQQMAQQKAEYQARIQRLERCNDVLQQQLAVLRVSLDQQKRSQSVAEIKIRNMERAKADADLRNTTLQREMELFFQMYGEFRRKGGERGGGSL is encoded by the exons ATGGGACTCAGCTGCTTCAAGTCCTGGAAACATGACAGTACAGGCCACaaag GTAACAGAGATGTGTTGGCCAGCCCAGGCTCGTATTTCTTCCTGTCTAACAGCGCTGGTCAGGGTGACGAGTGGCTGAAGAGCCTCAACAAAGGAGTGTGGATCCCTttcacag GGGTCTTTGGTCAGCGTCTGGAGGAGACGGTGCTCTATGAGCGACGTTATGGAGTGCGCTTGGTTCCTCTGGTGGTGGAGCAGTGTGTGACCTTCATCCGGGAGCGTGGCCTACAGGAAGTGGGCTTGTTTCGACAACCAGGACAGGCCAGCCTGGTCAAAGAGCTGCAGGAGGCTTTTGATGCAGGGGAGAGACCGTCCTTCGACAG CAGCACAGACGTCCACACGGTGGCGTCACTGCTGAAGCTCTACCTCAGACAGCTGCCAGAGCCTCTGGTTCCATACAGACGCTACCAGGACTTCCTGCTCTGTGGTCAGAAGCTGTCGAGTGACCACACACTG gGTTTGGGGGAGTTGAGGAATCTCCTTCATGAGTTGCCAGTTGCAAACTTCAACCTACTCAACTTTATCTGCCA gtttcTAAGTGAGGTCCAGAGTTACTCCAGCAGTAACAAAATGAGCGGCCAGAACTTGGCCACTGTGTTTGGGCCAAACATCCTCCGAGCCAAAGCTGAAGATCCACAAAGCATCATGGGAG GTGCAGCACTGGTCCAAGTGCTGATGTTGGAGCTAATCAGGGAACATGAATCTCTGTTTGCCAAATTACCCCCATCCATCTCCGCCCGTCCACCTGGAGGTTCGCGTGCATCACCAAGTGCTCTGAGGCAGCCTCATCTCCATCCGTCGCCCTGCCTTCGCCAGCTGTCTCTGCCTCTTATCACAGAGCGTTCCAGAGAGCCAGGACAGGCCACCACAGACGCACCGAATCCCAG CTGTATAAACTCTGCTGCTACCAAATCAGAATTGTCCTCTGGCCAGAAGAGATTTCTCGGCCATCGTTACACCTCCTCCCACCCAGAGAATTGtttctcccccctcccctcctccagtCAGCCCTTTCAGTACCACTCTGACAGACACAACATAGATTTTCACCAGCACCATGCTGGCCAAGGACCCTCCCCAGCAAATGTCCAAGCCTCTACAACCAGCTTCCAACTACAAGACCCTCTGCCAGATAGCTCCAGGCCGATGCTTATTGGCTGGGCAAAGGCCTGGCCCGGCTCGGGAGAGGCAGGCGCTGGTTTTTGGAGCTCTGGTGCTGCAGAGGAAGAGGGTGTAGTGCCAGAAACAGCCAGTAGGGACAGCAGTGATGCTCAGGAGGACAGCACGCTTTCTGCCTACGACAACCTGGAGAAAGTGTCTCAACATGAAAGGATGGAGGATGTCACTGATGGACATCTTGAAACCAACGATCCTGGAGGCCATATTGGAACTTGTGAAGAGGAGGCAGAGCTAGAGGGGGCAAGGCCGACAGGGGACTCCTCCTCTTCATGGTCTTCTTGCGAGGTTCTACCATTGGATGAGAGCAATGATACTACGGGTGCAGTTAGTCCTGACATATCACCAAAGAGACCTAAAAGGTTAACTTCAAGTCAGATAACAGAAGAGGAAAAGAGTGATAATGAAGATcatgaagaaaacaacaatgaCAATGATGAGAACTGTTACAACAATGATGACGACGTTCACCACCCTAACTCCCCAGCCTCCTGTTCTGTACTTAGTGACAGCCCCCTCAGTACGGGCAGCTCAGAGGTTTTCCTCCCCTCTGGCCCTCCAGACCTTCAGGTACCTGAGCCTCAGCCACAGCCCAAGGATGCTCACTCACTCTTGGCCGAGCTGCGGCAGCAGATGGCCCAGCAGAAGGCCGAGTACCAGGCCAGGATACAAAG GTTAGAGCGCTGTAATGATGTCTTACAGCAGCAGCTTGCGGTACTGCGGGTCAGTCTGGACCAGCAGAAGCGCAGCCAAAGTGTCGCCGAGATCAAGATCCGCAACATGGAGAGAGCGAAAGCCGACGCCGACCTCCGAAACACCACACTGCAGAGAGAAATGGAGCTGTTCTTCCAGATGTATGGAGAGTtcagaagaaaaggaggagaaagaggaggagggagtctCTAA
- the LOC123963605 gene encoding putative monooxygenase p33MONOX, producing the protein MSGSGDLPAIEGSGMGMKLPIGMTRRALSYDDNLEAPMSTPPHDISINNLWRRPVIPERKFAQLAEEDESGAVSQSTGLGSASSRSPAVVKTKASSVIMSSLITKHTHDSMYKFEQRAGLTDTSYTPHKGLTAEETRHHHRIPDSLQKLQIQSMEAREERQNSSSSCQSTPSNTPHSSPKQRRTWFGSTGSEASISSANSSVDIGDTAAGGVGGAVERWSMFGPRPLVQKSTSDLGSDSTHAEGFAIQAYRGAQKPTPMELMKSQATRLADNPAAQTMAPPRMEIPTVEGRRHGARPHKLKPRDMNVLTPSGF; encoded by the exons ATGTCTGGCTCAGGAGACTTACCAG CCATAGAGGGTTCAGGGATGGGAATGAAGCTTCCCATCGGGATGACCCGACGAGCCCTCAGCTACGACGATAACCTGGAGGCCCCCATGTCCACGCCTCCTCATGACATCAGCATCAACAACCTATGGAGACGACCCGTCATACCGGAAAGAAAGTTCGCACAGCTGGCTGAG gaGGATGAGAGTGGTGCAGTGAGTCAGTCCACAGGGCTGGGCTCCGCCTCCTCCAGGTCACCAGCTGTTGTGAAAACTAAGGCTTCCTCCGTCATCATGAGTTCTCTTATCACCA AGCACACTCATGATAGTATGTATAAGTTTGAGCAGAGGGCGGGGCTTACTGACACCAGCTACACTCCCCACAAAGGCCTCACCGCTGAGGAGACGAGACACCACCACCGCATTCCCGATTCCCTCCAG aaACTGCAgatccagagcatggaggcccGAGAAGAGCGGCagaactcctcctcctcctgccagTCCACTCCATCCAACACACCACACAGCTCCCCAAAACAACGCAG gaccTGGTTTGGCAGCACAGGTTCAGAGGCCAGCATTAGCTCCGCCAACAGCAGTGTGGACATCGGagacacagcagcaggtggagTAGGAGGTGCGGTCGAACGGTGGAGCATGTTTGGGCCGCGGCCGCTTGTCCAAAAGTCGACATCTGACCTGGGATCAGATTCTACGCATGCAG AAGGCTTTGCGATACAGGCATACCGCGGTGCCCAGAAACCAACCCCCATGGAGTTAATGAAGTCGCAGGCCACGAGACTGGCCGACAACCCTGCCGCTCAGACGATGGCCCCTCCCAGGATGGAGATTCCCACGGTGGAGGGTCGACGGCATGGAGCTCGGCCACACAAGCTCAAACCCAGAGACATGAACGTCCTGACGCCCTCTGGCTTCTAA